A single genomic interval of Cucumis sativus cultivar 9930 chromosome 5, Cucumber_9930_V3, whole genome shotgun sequence harbors:
- the LOC101212925 gene encoding potassium transporter 6 has product MVMDLESGVVNEKNAKKDSWKTILMMAYQSLGVVYGELGTSPLYVYRNTFAEEDINHTKSNDEIYGVLSFVFWTLTIVPLLKYIFIVLKADDNGEGGTFALYSLLCRHARVSSLPNTQLADSELTEYKMNVLGPPSQQSFGFKLKSALEKRRVLQKFLLVLALIGTCMVIGDGILTPAISVLSAVSGLEHTMAKEHHQYIVIPIACIVLICLFALQHYGTHRIGFLFAPIVIVWLLCISVIGLYNIIHWNPRVYRAISPRYMFQFLKKTQKGGWMSLGGIMLCITGSEAMFADLGHFSQLSIKIAFTFMVYPSLLLAYMGQAAYLSQHHPSSNEHPIGFYVSVPDKLKWPVLIIAVLAAVVGSQAIITGTFSIIKQCSALGCFPRVKIIHTSSKVHGQIYIPEVNWILMLLCLAVTLGFRDTKRLGHASGLAVITVMLVTTCLMSLVIVLCWHRSVFLAIGFIFFFGTIESLYFSASLIKFLEGAWVPIAISFVFLIVMYVWHYGTLKKFEFDIQNKVSINWLLSLGRSLGIVRVRGIGVVQTELVSGIPGIFTHFVTNIPAFHQVLVFLCIKHVPVPHVRPEERFLIGRIDTSEYRLYRCIARYGYRDVHKDDVEFENDLICSIAEFIRSGTPQSSDCKLDFDKDGEKMSVVGTSSNHEDRIQMAETDNEEDSEELYQASDTREIRSPTPVQLRKRVRFILPESPKINTDAMEELQELREAREGGVAYILGRSHMKAKQGSSMLKRVSIDFIYEFLRKNSREADFPVGLSHSSSTLEVGMMYLV; this is encoded by the exons ATGGTTATGGATCTGGAAAGTGGAGTTGTTAATGAAAAGAACGCGAAG AAAGATTCATGGAAGACGATTTTGATGATGGCTTATCAGAGTCTTGGGGTTGTTTATGGAGAGTTGGGAACTTCGCCTTTATATGTGTATAGGAACACTTTTGCAGAAGAAGATATCAATCATACCAAGAGCAACGATGAGATTTATGGGGTTTTGTCCTTTGTTTTCTGGACTCTCACCATTGTTCCTTTGCTCAAGTACATATTTATCGTTCTTAAAGCTGATGATAATGGGGAGGGTGGGACATTTGCTCTGTATTCGTTACTGTGTCGACATGCTCGAGTTAGCTCATTGCCTAATACCCAGTTGGCTGATTCTGAACTTACTGAGTATAAGATGAATGTCCTTGGTCCACCATCTCAACAAAGTTTTGGATTTAAACTCAAATCAGCATTAGAAAAGCGTCGGGTTCTGCAGAAATTCTTGCTTGTTCTTGCTTTAATTGGGACTTGCATGGTGATAGGGGATGGCATCTTAACTCCAGCTATTTCTG TTCTTTCGGCGGTTTCTGGTCTTGAGCATACCATGGCAAAAGAACATCACCAAT ATATAGTGATCCCAATTGCATGCATCGTACTGATATGCCTGTTTGCTCTTCAGCACTATGGCACGCACAGGATTGGCTTCTTGTTTGCTCCCATAGTGATAGTTTGGCTATTGTGTATTAGTGTTATTGGCCTTTACAATATTATCCATTGGAATCCCCGTGTTTATAGAGCAATTTCTCCTCGTTACATGTTCCAATTTCTTAAGAAAACCCAAAAAGGAGGCTGGATGTCACTTGGTGGAATAATGTTGTGCATTACTG GTTCGGAAGCGATGTTTGCTGACCTTGGTCATTTTTCTCAGTTGTCAATTAAG ATTGCTTTCACTTTTATGGTTTATCCATCTCTTCTCCTAGCATACATGGGGCAAGCTGCTTATCTGTCTCAACATCATCCCTCTTCAAATGAACATCCAATTGGATTTTATGTATCTGTTCCTG ATAAATTGAAGTGGCCTGTCCTTATAATTGCCGTGCTTGCAGCAGTAGTCGGAAGTCAGGCTATAATCACCGGAACTTTCTCGATTATAAAGCAGTGCTCTGCTTTGGGTTGCTTTCCTCGGGTCAAAATTATTCATACGTCTTCGAAAGTTCACGGTCAGATCTATATCCCAGAGGTCAATTGGATTTTGATGCTGTTATGCTTGGCAGTTACCTTAGGTTTCAGAGACACTAAGCGCTTGGGCCATGCCTCAG GTTTGGCAGTGATAACTGTGATGCTTGTTACTACATGCTTGATGTCGCTCGTTATTGTCCTGTGCTGGCACCGAAGTGTATTTCTTGCAATAggcttcatcttcttctttggcACCATTGAATCTCTCTACTTCTCAGCTTCTCTCATAAAGTTTCTTGAAGGAGCTTGGGTTCCTATTGCGATTTCTTTTGTATTCCTGATCGTTATGTATGTCTGGCACTACGGAACTCTTAAGAAGTTTGAATTTGACATCCAAAACAAGGTTTCTATTAACTGGCTACTTAGTTTGGGTCGCAGCTTAGGCATTGTAAGAGTCCGTGGGATTGGTGTTGTACAGACAGAGCTTGTTTCGGGTATCCCTGGTATCTTCACCCACTTTGTCACTAATATCCCTGCCTTCCATCAAGTTCTTGTTTTCCTTTGCATCAAACATGTCCCAGTGCCACACGTTAGACCAGAAGAACGGTTTCTAATTGGTCGTATTGATACGAGTGAATACAGACTCTATCGGTGCATTGCACGATATGGGTATCGAGATGTTCACAAAGACGACGTAGAGTTTGAGAATGATCTTATATGCAGCATAGCAGAGTTTATAAGATCAGGGACTCCACAGTCCAGTGATTGTAAACTGGACTTTGATAAAGACGGTGAAAAGATGTCAGTCGTTGGGACATCTTCTAACCATGAAGATAGGATTCAGATGGCCGAGACAGATAACGAGGAAGACTCTGAAGAACTGTACCAAGCTTCAGATACAAGAGAAATAAGGTCACCAACTCCAGtccaattgagaaaaagagtaCGCTTCATCTTACCCGAGAGCCCGAAAATCAACACTGATGCAATGGAAGAATTACAGGAGCTAAGGGAAGCAAGAGAAGGAGGAGTAGCTTACATATTAGGACGATCACACATGAAAGCAAAACAAGGATCGAGCATGCTGAAAAGAGTGTCGATTGACTTCATTTACGAGTTCTTGAGAAAAAACAGCAGAGAAGCTGACTTCCCAGTAGGTTTATCACATTCATCATCAACACTTGAGGTGGGTATGATGTatcttgtttaa
- the LOC101212688 gene encoding probable alpha,alpha-trehalose-phosphate synthase [UDP-forming] 9 yields the protein MASRSTANFLDLASGDLLDVPRTPRSLPRVMTAPGIISELDDYGSNDGDSESSSVYRERKIIVANMLPVHAKKDGQSGKWCFSLDEDSILLQLKNGFSPEMEVIYIGSLKVEIDASEQEEVAQKLFDNFNCVPTFLPHDLQKNFYIGFCKQQLWPLFHYMLPMCPEHGDRFDRQLWQAYVSANKLFADKVMEIINPEEDSVWVHDYHLMVLPTFLRKRYNRVKLGFFLHSPFPSSEIYRTLPVRDEILRGLLNCDLLGFHTFDYARHFLSCCSRMLGLDYESKRGHIGLDYYGRTVYIKILPVGIHMGRLESVMNLPSTFAKVKEIRDQFMGKKLILGIDDMDIFKGISLKLLAVEQLLRHHPALRGKIVLVQIVNPARGSGKDVHEAQKEAYLAAERINEAYGSSNYKPVILIDRHVPRFEKTAYYALAECCIVSAVRDGMNLVPYKYIVCRQGTPLMDEAMGLQIGSPRTSMLVVSEFIGCSPSLSGAIRVNPWDIDAVADALELAITMQESEKQLRHEKHYRYVSSHDIGYWSRSFMQDLDRACQDHYSKRCWGIGLGLRFRVVSLSPGFRKLTIDHIVSAYKRTHRRAIFLDYDGTIISQSSIIKTPSPEVISVLTTLCNDPCNTVFIVSGRGRSSLGQWFVSCEMLGIAAEHGYFIRWGGTSEWETSPLSSDLDWIKIVEPVMRLYTEATDGSCIEQKESALVWHHQDADSDFGSCQAKELLDHLENVLANEPAVVKRGQHIVEVKPQGVSKGLVAEKVLSRMVDSGRPPDFVMCIGDDRSDEDMFESILSTVSSPSLPSAPEIFACTVGRKPSKAKFYLDDTSDVVKLLQCLASSSRPRPRQLPQMRVSFESVF from the exons ATGGCATCAAGATCTACCGCTAACTTTTTGGACTTGGCTTCTGGAGATTTACTGGATGTTCCTCGTACACCCAGGTCCCTGCCACGAGTTATGACTGCTCCTGGAATTATTTCTGAATTGGATGATTATGGGAGTAATGACGGAGACTCGGAGTCTTCATCTGTATACCGTGAGCGCAAAATCATAGTTGCAAATATGTTACCTGTGCACGCTAAAAAAGATGGGCAATCTGGCAAATGGTGCTTCAGTTTAGATGAGGATTCAATTTTATTGCAGCTAAAGAATGGGTTTTCACCTGAAATGGAGGTTATATACATTGGTTCCCTCAAGGTTGAAATCGACGCCAGCGAGCAGGAGGAGGTTGCTCAGAAACTGTTCGACAATTTTAACTGTGTACCTACATTTCTTCCTCATGATCTCCAGAAGAACTTTTATATTGGGTTTTGCAAACAGCAGCTATGGCCCTTATTTCATTACATGCTACCCATGTGCCCAGAGCACGGTGATCGCTTCGATCGGCAGCTCTGGCAAGCCTATGTTTCTGCTAATAAACTATTTGCTGATAAGGTGATGGAAATCATCAATCCTGAGGAAGATTCTGTTTGGGTTCATGATTATCATTTAATGGTTCTTCCTACATTCCTGAGGAAGCGCTACAATCGAGTTAAACTTGGATTTTTCCTGCATAGCCCGTTTCCATCATCAGAAATCTATCGAACTTTACCAGTTCGGGATGAGATTCTCCGTGGTCTGTTAAACTGTGATTTACTTGGTTTTCATACGTTTGATTATGCCCGTCACTTCCTCTCATGCTGTAGCAGAATGTTGGGCTTGGATTATGAATCGAAGCGTGGTCATATTGGACTAGATTATTATGGTCGCACGgtatatatcaaaattctGCCTGTAGGCATTCACATGGGCCGGCTGGAATCAGTGATGAATCTTCCATCTACATTTGctaaagtaaaagaaattcgAGATCAGTTCATGGGGAAGAAATTAATTCTTGGTATTGATGATATGGACATTTTTAAGGGTATAAGCCTGAAGCTTCTTGCTGTGGAACAGCTTTTACGGCATCATCCTGCGTTGCGGGGCAAAATAGTCCTGGTTCAAATAGTGAACCCTGCAAGGGGTTCAGGGAAAGATGTGCATGAAGCTCAGAAGGAAGCCTACTTGGCTGCTGAAAGGATCAATGAAGCTTACGGTTCAAGTAACTACAAACCAGTAATTCTGATTGATCGCCACGTCCCACGTTTTGAGAAGACTGCTTATTATGCTTTAGCAGAATGCTGCATAGTGAGTGCTGTAAGGGATGGCATGAATTTGGTTCCATACAAGTATATTGTTTGTAGGCAAGGAACTCCTCTTATGGATGAGGCTATGGGCTTACAAATTGGTTCTCCTCGAACGAGTATGCTTGTGGTGTCTGAGTTTATTGGTTGCTCGCCTTCTTTAAGTGGAGCAATCAGGGTTAATCCTTGGGACATTGATGCTGTTGCCGATGCATTGGAACTAGCCATAACCATGCAGGAGTCAGAGAAGCAGCTGCGACATGAGAAACATTATCGATATGTCAGTTCCCACGATATTGGATATTGGTCTCGTAGTTTTATGCAAGATTTGGATAGAGCATGTCAAGATCACTATAGTAAACGGTGCTGGGGAATTGGTTTGGGTCTGCGTTTTAGAGttgtttctctttctcctgggtttaggaagttaaccATCGATCACATTGTCTCGGCTTATAAAAGAACTCATAGAAGAGcaatatttttagattatgATGGCACTATCATTTCACAAAGCTCTATAATTAAGACACCGAGCCCTGAAGTTATCTCAGTCTTGACTACTCTTTGCAACGATCCCTGTAACACTGTGTTCATTGTTAGTGGGAGGGGGAGAAGTTCTTTAGGTCAGTGGTTTGTCTCTTGTGAGATGTTGGGGATTGCAGCGGAACATGGGTACTTCATAAG GTGGGGTGGAACTTCAGAATGGGAAACTAGTCCACTGTCTTCTGATCttgattggattaaaattGTAGAGCCAGTGATGAGATTATATACGGAAGCAACAGATGGCTCGTGCATAGAACAGAAAGAAAGTGCTTTAGTCTGGCACCATCAAGATGCTGATTCTGACTTCGGATCCTGTCAAGCCAAGGAATTGCTGGACCATCTAGAAAACGTACTTGCCAACGAACCAGCCGTTGTTAAAAGAGGCCAGCATATTGTTGAAGTGAAACCACAG GGAGTAAGCAAAGGGTTGGTCGCAGAAAAGGTTCTCTCAAGAATGGTGGATAGTGGAAGACCACCTGATTTCGTGATGTGCATTGGAGATGATAGATCAGATGAAGATATGTTTGAGAGCATATTAAGTACCGT